In one window of Fodinibius salicampi DNA:
- a CDS encoding CPBP family intramembrane glutamic endopeptidase — protein MTKPGSTIKRYFSTTHSLLYSYLISLPLLILYEVLIRVSQPGQDQIVRISVDMWIKTLFSYVDPNVLSITLILVAVLGLFILYKERHRLSSLKLKYFLIMIFEASIYAFVLSILISLTVGSLVQLIQSSPIESLSILQKMALSLGAGLYEELFFRVILVSTLLWIFNHFFKKQVVAYTGAIIIAALLFSLAHYFGSMGDPFTLGSFLFRFLFGLSLNAIYIWRGFGMAAWTHAIYDLMVIVF, from the coding sequence ATGACAAAACCCGGCAGTACTATAAAGCGGTATTTCTCTACCACCCATTCTTTACTGTATAGCTACCTTATAAGTCTTCCGCTGTTGATTCTCTACGAAGTTCTTATTCGGGTATCTCAACCCGGACAGGATCAAATCGTCCGAATTTCAGTGGATATGTGGATCAAAACGTTATTTTCCTACGTAGATCCAAATGTTCTTTCCATTACCTTGATTCTGGTTGCGGTTCTTGGTCTTTTTATCCTATATAAAGAACGGCACCGCCTCTCGTCCCTCAAGTTAAAGTATTTCCTCATCATGATATTTGAGGCGTCAATCTATGCTTTCGTCCTCTCAATACTTATTTCTCTTACTGTTGGAAGCCTGGTACAACTTATACAAAGCTCTCCTATTGAAAGCCTGTCAATACTACAAAAAATGGCTCTTTCTCTGGGTGCCGGACTTTATGAAGAATTATTTTTTCGCGTCATTTTAGTCTCGACATTGCTCTGGATATTCAACCATTTCTTCAAGAAACAAGTGGTAGCTTATACCGGGGCCATTATTATAGCAGCCCTCCTTTTTAGTTTAGCTCATTATTTTGGATCAATGGGCGATCCTTTTACCCTTGGATCTTTCTTATTTCGATTTCTTTTCGGCCTATCTCTAAATGCCATTTACATATGGCGGGGATTTGGCATGGCTGCCTGGACTCATGCGATTTATGATCTTATGGTGATCGTTTTTTAA
- a CDS encoding LysM peptidoglycan-binding domain-containing protein: MTKNKPYFFADILGIVLVLFMLLPGSSLAQTTTHTVQQGETLYKIADQYNVEVEQLEAWNDINANELSVGTELVIRQTSSSNQSQDENAVLHTVKDNETLFSISKQYNVTIAELKSWNNLESNNLNIGQELTIYPSESSEDGEQSITTEEDTQTNTYYTVKNNDSLFKIARDHEMTVDQLKELNNLSSNTIRVGQQLTVRATSSTPSVSSAASSSAQGQFINHRISGSTSISELIEEFEMDEEEFRALNPDITSSTLRSGQEVTVLAPPSKTFENPYAKNSSSMENLGSISVSPYEQKAKATPTTSGELYNPDALTGAHSNIALGSVIFVENPDYPHGIFVRINDRITGNGLKLSSAAWNVLNYSGSSGSATIFQN; encoded by the coding sequence ATGACTAAAAACAAACCGTACTTTTTTGCCGACATTCTTGGGATTGTTTTGGTTTTATTCATGTTGCTGCCGGGAAGCTCTCTGGCACAAACCACGACCCATACCGTCCAGCAAGGAGAAACACTGTACAAAATTGCAGATCAATATAATGTTGAGGTAGAGCAGCTGGAGGCATGGAATGATATTAATGCTAATGAGCTTTCGGTGGGTACCGAATTGGTTATCCGGCAGACCTCCTCTTCCAACCAAAGCCAAGATGAAAATGCTGTACTTCATACCGTCAAAGATAACGAAACCCTTTTTTCGATATCCAAACAGTATAATGTTACCATTGCCGAACTAAAATCGTGGAATAATCTCGAATCAAACAATTTAAATATCGGACAAGAGCTTACGATATATCCCTCTGAGTCCAGTGAGGACGGAGAGCAATCCATTACTACTGAAGAGGACACCCAAACTAATACCTATTATACCGTTAAAAATAACGACTCTCTGTTTAAAATTGCCCGGGACCACGAAATGACGGTTGACCAGTTGAAGGAGTTAAACAATCTTTCATCGAACACTATACGGGTTGGACAACAATTAACGGTTCGAGCGACCTCTTCTACTCCCTCTGTTTCGTCAGCAGCCAGCTCTTCGGCACAGGGACAATTTATCAATCACCGGATAAGTGGTTCTACATCAATATCAGAATTGATCGAAGAATTCGAAATGGATGAAGAGGAATTTCGTGCTTTAAATCCGGATATTACCTCCTCGACGCTCCGAAGCGGCCAGGAAGTAACAGTCTTGGCTCCCCCCAGCAAAACATTCGAAAACCCTTATGCAAAAAACAGCAGCTCCATGGAAAACCTTGGATCAATATCGGTTTCTCCTTACGAGCAAAAAGCCAAAGCAACCCCAACTACCAGTGGTGAGCTCTATAATCCCGACGCGCTAACCGGCGCTCATTCAAACATCGCATTGGGTTCTGTTATTTTTGTGGAAAATCCCGATTACCCACATGGTATTTTTGTGCGAATAAATGATCGTATTACCGGCAACGGACTAAAGCTATCGTCCGCCGCATGGAACGTCCTAAACTATTCCGGCAGTAGCGGCTCTGCAACAATTTTCCAAAACTGA
- a CDS encoding sigma-70 family RNA polymerase sigma factor, whose translation MAELTKEEVQKQEDFEEEIIPHLDAMYNFALRLTSDPSDAEDLVQDTIVKAYRFFSSYEKGTNAKAWLFRILKNSYINNYRKKSKKPNQVDYDEVSTFYETIRAERTDTSDLEDKMFRDLIDDDISNALDELPEDFRTVVLLCDVEGFTYEEIANMLDVPIGTIRSRLHRGRNLLKSQLMEYAQERGYQPD comes from the coding sequence ATGGCCGAATTAACGAAGGAGGAAGTCCAGAAGCAGGAAGATTTCGAGGAAGAAATTATTCCTCATTTGGACGCTATGTATAATTTTGCTCTGCGCCTGACATCCGATCCCAGTGATGCGGAGGATCTGGTACAGGATACTATTGTCAAGGCGTATCGCTTTTTCAGCAGTTACGAAAAAGGTACCAACGCCAAAGCATGGCTTTTCCGTATTCTAAAAAACTCCTATATAAACAACTACAGGAAAAAGTCTAAAAAGCCTAATCAGGTTGACTATGATGAGGTGTCTACTTTCTATGAAACAATCCGTGCCGAAAGAACGGATACCTCGGACCTCGAAGATAAGATGTTTCGTGATCTTATCGACGATGACATCTCTAACGCCCTGGATGAACTTCCAGAGGACTTTAGAACGGTTGTTTTGCTTTGCGACGTAGAAGGATTTACCTACGAAGAGATAGCGAATATGCTGGATGTTCCCATTGGCACTATCCGGTCGAGACTACATCGGGGACGTAATTTGCTGAAATCCCAATTAATGGAATATGCCCAGGAACGCGGTTATCAGCCAGATTAA
- a CDS encoding potassium channel family protein, whose product MKSFFKDIIDNIIALRIGIALVVLTVIFFIGSTGYHLIDGMSFFDGFYMTFITITTIGFSELTNLSAAGRVFTIVVFVMGIGVISYIATQTTQLIFESEIFRIKAMKAQLQKMNNHYIVAGYGRIGHRIAQVLKEADIPLVIIEKSDSKIEDIKDDQLLYVSGDAQEEDTLMEAGIDRAKGFICTLSRDQDNVFATLVARELNKDLLILVRTNQHKNTKKILRAGADKVISPYEIGADRMANVILRPHVDQFINHIQGGTTDDDVQNHVFEEIRVGEGSELDGETLSEAKIRQKYFVAIIAIISKDKDLIQFNPGSEDTISAGDSLIVLGDVDDIKKLRRDGCDDDRSISDRVSTYNFLDIINSQTTNNPDIV is encoded by the coding sequence ATGAAAAGTTTTTTTAAAGACATTATTGATAATATTATAGCTTTGCGCATTGGCATTGCGCTTGTGGTATTAACCGTTATCTTTTTTATCGGATCTACCGGGTACCATCTAATTGATGGGATGAGTTTTTTTGATGGTTTTTATATGACTTTCATTACCATAACAACTATTGGCTTTTCTGAGCTAACGAACCTGTCAGCAGCAGGCCGTGTGTTTACTATCGTTGTCTTTGTAATGGGTATAGGAGTAATATCGTATATTGCCACACAAACAACGCAACTTATTTTTGAAAGCGAAATTTTTAGAATTAAAGCTATGAAAGCCCAACTTCAAAAAATGAACAACCATTATATTGTCGCGGGTTATGGGCGCATTGGTCATCGTATCGCCCAGGTACTCAAGGAGGCTGATATTCCATTGGTCATTATTGAAAAAAGCGATAGCAAAATTGAAGATATTAAAGATGACCAGCTTCTGTACGTTTCCGGAGATGCCCAAGAGGAAGACACTCTCATGGAGGCCGGTATTGACCGTGCCAAAGGATTCATATGTACGTTATCCCGCGACCAGGATAATGTATTTGCTACTCTTGTTGCCCGGGAACTGAATAAAGATTTACTTATTTTAGTTAGAACGAACCAGCATAAAAATACAAAAAAGATTTTACGAGCGGGAGCGGATAAAGTTATCTCCCCTTACGAGATTGGAGCAGATCGAATGGCTAACGTCATATTGCGTCCCCATGTGGATCAATTTATCAATCATATACAGGGCGGAACAACCGATGATGATGTGCAGAATCATGTCTTTGAAGAAATTCGGGTTGGAGAAGGATCAGAACTTGACGGAGAAACGCTTTCCGAAGCTAAAATACGTCAAAAATATTTTGTCGCTATTATTGCAATCATTTCGAAGGATAAAGATCTTATCCAATTTAATCCCGGAAGTGAGGATACTATTTCGGCCGGCGACTCCCTTATTGTTCTGGGCGATGTTGACGATATAAAGAAGTTACGCAGAGATGGATGTGATGATGACAGATCTATCTCTGATCGCGTCTCCACTTATAATTTTTTAGATATAATTAATTCACAGACTACTAATAATCCTGATATTGTATGA
- the aroC gene encoding chorismate synthase has product MIRYLTAGESHGPQLTGIIEGVPAGLPITEDEIALHLARRQKGYGRGGRMAFEKDRAEILSGVRFGKTTGAPIALQMPNRAFEKDDANWPKVMAKEGDGKDVEPITVPRPGHADLTGVQKYRYDDIRPSIERSSARETAMRVACSSIARKLLKYFGIEIGGHVTRIGSVGYEQPWESVRSIVDPMLKDGAETVFRTADESAVRCLDEELTERMRELIIKRRKEGSSLGGHWEILVTGLPAGLGSFVHWDRKLDGQLAQAIIGTQAMKGVEIGQGFESGRRHGQVVHDEITYEDDQFKRRTNRMGGIEGGVTTGMPLIIRGVMKPIPTMLTPIGTVDINTKEEKDTRYERSDVCALPRAVVVIESVVAPVLANAFLEKFGGDSVSEIEERYQKN; this is encoded by the coding sequence ATGATACGTTATTTAACAGCAGGCGAATCTCATGGTCCCCAATTAACCGGTATTATTGAAGGTGTTCCTGCAGGACTCCCTATTACGGAAGATGAAATTGCGTTACACCTTGCGCGCCGCCAAAAGGGGTATGGCCGCGGCGGACGAATGGCATTTGAAAAAGATCGCGCTGAGATACTCTCTGGAGTACGCTTTGGAAAAACAACTGGGGCACCTATAGCCCTGCAAATGCCCAATCGTGCTTTTGAAAAAGATGATGCCAACTGGCCTAAGGTAATGGCAAAGGAAGGCGACGGGAAAGATGTGGAGCCCATTACAGTACCGAGACCGGGCCATGCAGATCTCACCGGCGTACAGAAATATCGATACGATGATATTCGTCCCTCGATAGAACGGTCCAGTGCCCGAGAAACCGCTATGCGCGTAGCCTGTAGCTCAATAGCCCGCAAATTGTTAAAATATTTTGGTATTGAAATAGGCGGACATGTTACCCGCATTGGAAGCGTAGGGTATGAACAGCCATGGGAATCGGTCCGATCGATTGTTGACCCCATGCTAAAGGATGGTGCTGAAACCGTATTTCGGACGGCTGATGAATCAGCGGTACGCTGCCTTGACGAAGAGCTTACCGAACGAATGCGTGAGCTTATTATCAAGCGGCGGAAAGAAGGAAGCTCTCTAGGAGGCCATTGGGAAATACTGGTAACTGGCCTCCCCGCCGGACTGGGAAGTTTTGTGCACTGGGACCGAAAGCTTGACGGGCAATTGGCTCAGGCTATTATCGGAACTCAGGCTATGAAGGGTGTTGAAATTGGACAAGGATTTGAATCCGGTCGGCGCCACGGTCAGGTTGTACACGATGAAATCACCTACGAAGATGACCAATTTAAGCGCCGTACTAATCGGATGGGTGGTATCGAAGGGGGCGTAACAACCGGCATGCCGCTTATTATCCGCGGCGTGATGAAACCAATCCCTACCATGCTTACGCCTATAGGCACTGTGGACATCAATACAAAGGAAGAAAAAGACACTCGTTATGAGCGGTCGGATGTTTGTGCACTACCTCGCGCTGTTGTAGTAATAGAAAGTGTTGTTGCCCCGGTACTGGCTAACGCTTTTCTGGAAAAATTTGGCGGTGATTCGGTTTCTGAAATTGAAGAACGCTATCAAAAAAACTAA
- a CDS encoding tetratricopeptide repeat protein, with protein MNEDTKSKIKQLAQQIKKNPGDSFSKFALALEFRKEGQQKNARILFEDILNNDPDYVGVYYHLGKLYELQDRLDDAKNIYERGIPKAEQQNKMRTKSELKEALQNVQLEIDEISHD; from the coding sequence ATGAATGAGGATACCAAATCAAAAATAAAACAGCTGGCTCAACAGATTAAGAAAAATCCGGGTGATTCTTTTTCTAAATTTGCTTTGGCCCTGGAATTTAGAAAAGAGGGCCAGCAAAAAAATGCACGTATTTTGTTTGAAGATATTCTTAATAACGATCCTGACTATGTGGGAGTATATTATCACCTGGGGAAGCTTTATGAATTACAGGATCGACTAGATGATGCCAAAAACATCTATGAGCGAGGTATCCCAAAAGCTGAACAACAAAACAAAATGCGTACAAAATCAGAATTGAAAGAAGCTCTGCAAAATGTACAACTAGAAATTGATGAAATTAGTCATGACTAA